In Metarhizium brunneum chromosome 3, complete sequence, a genomic segment contains:
- the cctP_1 gene encoding Phenylalanine aminomutase L-beta-phenylalanine forming gives MPETLYLPKDKLGLSGEPYSMSDDLVRAIIAIRCNSLLRGHSAIRLELIKVLLQFLSKGMLPMVPLRGSISASGDLSPLSYLGGLLEGNPDIWVRYVKDGVPQLVTASAALSTLNIREIHLQPKEGLAIMNGTSVSVALAAQVVFDSNNLAVICQVITAMTAEALLGTPENYCEFISACRPHYGQTEVARNIRAFVAESSLCREGNSRGGLAQDRYALRTASQWIGPLVEDLQAATSQIQTELNSTTDNPLIDSEQSRVYHGGNFQAVSVTSAMEKTRTALVMLGRLLLAQSNELVNPYLSHGLSPNLVADNPSTSFTGKAVDINMTAYFCELAFFANSVASHVQTAEMNNQSVNSLGLIAARMTQKSNDLVSMMAASIMFLLCQALDLRARDMDFFLKARPVLLGLFHARCSAVITSECTQNQNLDTLFDALWASIQKIWAMNSRLDIQERCKQTIIHAADDLLNRDEYISVWNCNISLVTSLHYWKSEAAILFHSRFLDVDAEFCKCQSTSRYLAPFTSKIYQFIRNDLCVPFHLGFSDHPSIAQQRDGGSKPTRTIGFSVTKIFSAVQDGTLSSRIQVAMPVPISPAST, from the coding sequence ATGCCCGAGACTCTATATCTTCCCAAAGACAAGCTTGGACTCAGTGGTGAGCCTTACTCGATGTCTGATGATCTTGTCCGAGCCATTATCGCTATTCGGTGCAATTCGTTGCTCAGAGGGCATTCAGCAATTCGGCTGGAGTTGATCAAAGTTCTTCTTCAGTTTTTGTCCAAGGGCATGTTGCCGATGGTTCCCCTTCGAGGGAGTATATCAGCGTCTGGTGATCTCTCACCATTATCTTACCTGGGTGGTCTGCTCGAAGGCAATCCTGATATATGGGTCAGGTATGTCAAAGATGGCGTACCGCAGCTAGTCACAGCCTCTGCAGCTCTAAGTACACTCAACATCAGAGAGATTCATTTACAGCCAAAGGAGGGTCTCGCAATAATGAATGGAACGTCAGTCAGCGTTGCCTTAGCTGCACAAGTGGTTTTCGACAGCAACAACCTTGCTGTAATTTGTCAAGTTATTACAGCCATGACCGCAGAAGCCTTGTTGGGTACTCCAGAGAACTACTGCGAGTTTATCAGTGCTTGTAGGCCTCATTATGGACAGACAGAGGTAGCTCGGAATATTCGAGCGTTTGTGGCAGAATCAAGCCTTTGTCGGGAGGGAAACAGTCGTGGAGGTCTTGCACAAGATCGCTACGCCCTCCGCACTGCATCACAATGGATCGGACCCCTCGTGGAGGACCTGCAGGCTGCCACTTCGCAAATACAAACTGAGCTCAATTCTACCACTGACAATCCTTTGATTGATTCAGAACAAAGTCGAGTTTACCACGGGGGCAACTTTCAGGCTGTGTCTGTAACTTCAGCCATGGAAAAGACGCGTACTGCGTTGGTAATGCTAGGGAGGTTGCTTCTTGCTCAGTCAAACGAACTCGTGAACCCTTACCTCAGTCATGGTTTATCTCCAAATTTAGTCGCTGACAATCCCAGCACGTCCTTCACAGGCAAGGCAGTTGATATCAACATGACAGCGTACTTCTGTGAGCTTGCATTCTTTGCTAACTCAGTTGCCAGCCATGTACAAACAGCAGAGATGAACAACCAGTCGGTAAATTCACTAGGATTAATTGCCGCCCGAATGACTCAGAAGTCCAACGACTTGGTTTCCATGATGGCCGCAAGTATTATGTTCTTGCTGTGCCAGGCTCTAGATCTTCGGGCACGAGATATGGATTTCTTCCTAAAAGCACGCCCTGTTTTACTAGGATTATTTCATGCCCGATGCTCAGCTGTCATTACATCAGAATGTACTCAGAACCAGAACCTGGATACTTTGTTCGATGCACTATGGGCGAGCATTCAGAAGATTTGGGCCATGAATAGCCGGCTCGACATTCAAGAACGGTGCAAACAGACTATTATTCATGCAGCAGATGATTTACTTAACAGAGATGAGTATATATCTGTGTGGAATTGTAACATTTCTCTTGTTACTTCGTTGCACTACTGGAAATCAGAGGCCGCAATCTTGTTTCATTCACGGTTTCTCGACGTGGATGCTGAGTTTTGTAAGTGTCAATCCACCTCGAGATATCTTGCGCCCTTTACGTCGAAAATTTATCAATTCATCCGAAACGATCTATGTGTTCCCTTCCATTTGGGTTTCTCAGATCATCCGTCTATTGCTCAGCAAAGGGATGGCGGAAGTAAGCCTACCCGGACTATAGGCTTTTCAGTCACAAAGATCTTTTCTGCCGTACAGGATGGAACTTTGTCTAGTAGGATTCAGGTCGCTATGCCCGTTCCGATCTCGCCTGCTAGCACTTAA
- the terD gene encoding FAD-dependent monooxygenase terD, with amino-acid sequence MQDAYNLGWKVASVVLGVADPSILDTYQQERSPIAERLLSFDKNLYQHICSTSNRSDPYELGNVLEQENTSQSGLSVTYQINCLVTGTDSTQRGRCAGLASNLIVGGRLMDGLLVRHSDALSCNILSLLCGHGQWYILVFGANITDPVQESRLKHLSDFLWKRLLGTPSLNSSKEIRFGTFDIYLVYSTERQNIEFFDLPPIFYLFNEINGYDYGKVYADNVSYNGRGGHLHGQYGVSEQGCVVIVRPDQHVSFIGNPEDLESIDWFLSQFAKQAASRLCNHTCMI; translated from the coding sequence ATGCAGGATGCATACAATCTCGGTTGGAAGGTTGCTTCCGTTGTATTGGGCGTCGCGGATCCGTCGATCCTAGATACGTATCAACAAGAACGTTCACCGATAGCAGAGAGACTACTTTCCTTCGACAAGAATTTGTATCAACATATATGCTCTACGAGTAACCGTTCTGACCCATACGAGCTTGGTAATGTGTTGGAACAAGAAAACACATCCCAATCAGGTTTATCGGTCACGTATCAGATTAACTGCCTAGTGACTGGCACAGACTCCACTCAGCGGGGACGATGTGCGGGTTTAGCGTCCAACCTGATCGTTGGCGGTCGACTAATGGATGGCTTACTTGTCCGGCACAGTGATGCTTTATCTTGCAATATTCTCAGCTTGTTGTGTGGGCATGGACAGTGGTACATCTTGGTATTTGGGGCCAATATAACTGATCCAGTACAAGAAAGTCGACTCAAGCACCTGAGCGATTTTCTTTGGAAAAGATTGCTCGGCACGCCATCCTTGAATTCCAGTAAGGAGATCAGGTTTGGTACTTTTGACATATACCTTGTATATTCGACAGAAAGACAAAACATTGAGTTTTTCGACTTACCTCCGATATTTTACTTGTTCAATGAGATAAATGGGTATGATTATGGCAAGGTCTATGCTGACAATGTATCCTACAATGGCAGGGGGGGTCATCTTCATGGTCAGTACGGTGTATCTGAGCAGGGTTGCGTGGTCATTGTGCGCCCTGATCAACATGTATCATTTATTGGAAACCCGGAGGACTTGGAGAGTATTGACTGGTTTTTGTCACAATTTGCCAAGCAGGCTGCCAGCAGGCTTTGTAATCATACGTGTATGATTTAG
- the LAM1_1 gene encoding 3-hydroxyacyl-CoA dehydrogenase-like protein LAM1, which translates to MVKVMYEPSRQDPSRRKQRGIRSPGPRILVLDLGVVEAGVIGPTGKILELTPHGNLARVLAQNQLLPDGVDVHFPSNRIFWTNMGNPGEMDGSVQCANVDGTEIRTIISPGHINTPKQLVVDSDSQRLYFADREGMRIWSCDLNGNKLEVLVEAGTNVEDPTCWCVGVQKSKRGKLYWTQKGASNSGKGRIFSIDIARSERQPACLLDNLPEPVDLALDSDGTTLFWTDRGDIPHGNSLNKVALDRLTGLLKTIDTKPQVILRGLHAPIGLKLDEAGGHIYVGDLGGALYRCNFDGSGRQLLYSGDDHSFTGIGLLDNLV; encoded by the coding sequence ATGGTGAAGGTCATGTATGAACCGTCCCGTCAAGATCCCAGTAGGAGAAAACAACGTGGCATTCGTTCTCCGGGGCCAAGAATACTAGTTCTTGATCTTGGAGTTGTGGAGGCTGGGGTGATCGGACCGACAGGCAAAATACTCGAATTGACACCACATGGCAATCTGGCGCGGGTCCTAGCACAAAATCAGCTTCTCCCAGATGGCGTTGATGTGCATTTCCCCAGCAACCGCATTTTCTGGACTAACATGGGAAATCCTGGGGAGATGGATGGCAGCGTACAGTGTGCAAATGTAGATGGAACCGAGATCCgcaccatcatctccccTGGACATATCAACACCCCGAAGCAGCTGGTTGTCGACTCAGACTCCCAAAGATTATATTTCGCTGATCGTGAAGGCATGAGAATATGGAGCTGTGACCTAAACGGCAACAAACTAGAGGTATTGGTAGAAGCCGGCACAAACGTGGAGGATCCGACTTGCTGGTGTGTGGGCGTACAAAAGTCCAAGAGAGGAAAACTCTACTGGACACAAAAGGGGGCCTCAAATTCAGGAAAGGGCCGCATTTTTAGCATTGACATTGCTAGATCAGAAAGACAGCCGGCCTGTCTCCTTGACAACCTTCCAGAACCGGTGGACTTGGCGCTGGACTCCGACGGGACTACGCTGTTCTGGACTGACCGTGGTGATATTCCGCATGGCAATTCGCTGAACAAAGTAGCCCTTGATCGATTAACCGGCCTACTCAAGACTATTGACACAAAGCCACAGGTAATTCTTCGGGGTCTTCACGCGCCCATAGGCTTGAAGTTGGACGAGGCGGGGGGGCATATTTACGTTGGCGACTTGGGCGGCGCTCTCTACAGGTGTAACTTTGACGGTTCAGGCAGGCAATTACTCTACTCTGGTGACGATCATAGTTTTACTGGTATAGGCTTACTCGACAATTTGGTCTAG
- the HMGR_1 gene encoding 3-hydroxy-3-methylglutaryl-coenzyme A reductase, with amino-acid sequence MSKTLLSNSEATVSPEVLVKSRQGSNAYRPARLDVELLAMTPSSLLIRKPYNTGHTNHDVPVMKQYSSLNEADILSKCVAEEIPLHALEHYTQGPDQAVALRRRVLAKILAITGLSGQILAKLPHQNYNWDLVIGSCCENVIGYMPVPVGVAGPVLIDSKNFFIPMATTEGALIASTNRGCKAINNAGGVTTNLTDDGITRGPCVQFAGTERAAFAKNWISSHEGQVILRDAFESTSNIAKLRRVNASIAGRSLYIRFKATTGDAMGMNMISKGVENALRVMSQDPKFEDMRVVSLSGNYCTDKKASALNWIEGRGKSVVAEAVIPHQVVQSVLKCTAEAMVRINNSKNLVGSAMAGVIGGYNAHAANIVAAIFIATGQDPAQVVESANCITLMECNCVDNSLRVSVTMPSLEVGTVGGGTVLEPQSSMLEMLGVAGAHPTETGRNAQCLASIIAAATLAGEVSLCAALTSSDLVNAHLNLNRASPRKWASP; translated from the exons ATGTCGAAAACATTACTCAGCAATAGCGAAGCTACCGTATCTCCCGAAGTGCTAGTGAAATCCCGGCAGGGAAGTAATGCCTAT CGACCCGCAAGACTCGACGTGGAGCTGCTTGCTATGACACCGTCCTCACTCCTTATACGTAAACCGTATAATACGGGGCATACGAATCATGACGTGCCTGTTATGAAACAGTACAGTAGCCTGAATGAGGCCGATATTCTGTCTAAGTGCGTTGCAGAAGAAATACCACTTCATGCCCTTGAACACTACACGCAAGGCCCAGACCAGGCGGTAGCCCTAAGGCGTCGTGTCCTGGCCAAGATTCTTGCCATTACAGGGCTCAGTGGACAAATTCTTGCGAAATTACCGCACCAGAACTACAACTGGGATCTCGTCATTGGCTCCTGTTGTGAAAACGTAATTGGGTACATGCCGGTCCCGGTTGGCGTGGCTGGCCCTGTCTTGATTGATTCAAAGAATTTTTTTATCCCTATGGCTACAACAGAGGGCGCACTTATTGCTAGTACGAATAGAGGCTGCAAGGCAATTAACAACGCAGGCGGCGTCACTACGAATCTAACCGATGATGGCATCACCCGTGGCCCATGCGTCCAATTCGCAGGTACAGAACGAGCAGCTTTTGCCAAGAATTGGATTAGCTCACACGAGGGCCAGGTCATCTTGCGCGATGCTTTTGAGAGCACCAGTAATATTGCCAAGTTGCGAAGGGTCAATGCAAGCATTGCTGGGAGAAGTCTATATATCCGGTTCAAGGCGACAACCGGCGACGCCATGGGTATGAACATGATTTCAAAAGGTGTCGAAAATGCCCTGCGAGTTATGAGCCAAGACCCCAAGTTTGAAGACATGCGAGTCGTTTCTTTGTCTGGCAACTACTGCACAGACAAAAAAGCTTCTGCGCTCAATTGGATCGAAGGTAGAGGTAAGAGTGTCGTAGCAGAAGCTGTTATTCCACATCAAGTTGTTCAATCAGTCTTAAAATGCACTGCCGAAGCAATGGTTCGAATCAATAATTCAAAAAATCTTGTCGGCTCGGCGATGGCAGGGGTTATTGGCGGATATAATGCTCATGCCGCCAATAttgtcgccgccatcttcatcgctaCCGGGCAGGATCCAGCACAGGTCGTGGAAAGCGCAAATTGCATAACTCTCATGGAGTG CAACTGCGTCGATAATTCATTACGTGTATCAGTCACCATGCCCTCCCTTGAAGTCGGCACTGTAGGGGGGGGCACAGTGCTGGAGCCCCAGAGCTCCATGCTAGAGATGCTTGGCGTGGCAGGCGCGCATCCTACAGAAACAGGCCGGAACGCCCAGTGCCTAGCAAGCATCATTGCGGCGGCAACTCTCGCCGGGGAGGTGTCCCTGTGTGCCGCCCTGACGAGTAGTGACCTGGTCAATGCCCATTTGAATCTCAATAGAGCTTCACCTAGGAAGTGGGCATCGCCATGA